A region of the Massilia sp. erpn genome:
AGCAGCACGGGGCGGCGCCCGATGCGGTCGCTCAGCGCGCCCAGGATCGGCGAGAAGATGAACTGCATCAGTGCGTACAGGCCGGTAAACGCGCCGAAACGCCAGCCCAGCTCGGCAGTGTGACCCACATCGCGCATCAGTTGCGGAACGATGGGCATGGTCAGCCCGATGCCGGCGGCGCTGATCACCACCGAACCCATGACTGCGTAAAGTCCTTTGTTCATATCTCATCCAACTTATCATCGATAAATTTAATTATAGGTGATAAAGTTCAGCCATAAAAAGAATTTTTTCGGGATCGGAAAACATGAAAGTAGAACGCAAGCAGATTGTGGCGGCCGCGCTCGATGTGCTGAACGAAGTCGGCGTCGACAAGCTGTCCACCCGCCTGCTGGCCGAACGCCTGGGCGTGCAGCAGCCGGCCCTGTACTGGCACTTCAAGAACAAGCGCGCCTTACTGGACGCAATGAATCTGGAAATCATGGAGCGCGCCCACCAGCGCACCCTACCGCAAGCGGGCGAAGACTGGCGCAGCTTCCTGGGCGAGAACGCGCGCAGTTTCCGCCGCGCCCTGCTCGTCTACCGCGACGGCGCGCGCCTACACGCGGGCAGCGAGCCGGTACCCGACACCCTGCCCGCGCTCGATGCGCAACTGCACTTCCTCTGCGACGCCGGCATGGAAATGGGGGCCGCCATCGATCTGCTGGTTACGATATCCCATTATGTGGTCGGTTGCGTGCTGGAAGAGCAGGCCGACCATCCCGATCCGGCCACACTCGATGAAAGTGTGCTCGCCTATCCACAGCTGGCCGCGGCCATGCAGCGCTATCGCCAGCGCAGCCCCGATCAGCACTTCGAAGCCGGCCTCGCCCTTATCCTGAACGGCGCCGCTTAAGCCTTCACTTTTTTGACCACCGTCTCTTCCGGCTTGAGCGCGCTGCCGTCGCGGCTGCGCAAGACAAGCTGGGGGACGGGCTTGCCACTGTCGATTTCGAGCAGGCTCGAACGTGCTTCGCCCTTGGCGTACAAATGCTGCTCGCCCCATTGGCGCAGGCCCACCACCACGGTGAACAGATCGCGGCCACTGGCCGTCAGCAGGTATTCCTGATAGGCCGTGCCGTCCGAGGCCGGCGCCACTTCCAGCACGCCGGACTCCACCAGCTTCTGCAGGCGGTCGCTGAGGATATTGCGCGCAATGCCCAGGTTGCGCTGGAATTCGCCGAAGCGGCGGATGCCGTCGAACGCATCGCGCACAATCAGCAGGGACCAGCGGTCCCCGATCACATCCAGCGTGCGCGCCACTGGGCAGAACTCTTCCTGCTTTTGCTTACCCATATCTTTCCCATGGTTTTTGGTTGCATTTTAAAACCGCATTCCTTATGCTTCAACTAGTTTTAATTTGCAACCAGATTAAGGAAGCCATCCATGTCCACCCTGCCCCGCAGCCTAGTGCTGCTGTTTGCCACCTCCGCCGCGCTGAGCGTGGCGAATGTGTATTACGCCCAGCCTCTGCTGGATGCCTTCGCCGCCGATTTCGGTTTCAGCCACGCGAACCTGGGCCTGGTGGTAACGGCCACGCAAATCGGCTGCGCCCTGGCCCTGCTGCTGCTCGTGCCACTCGGCGATCTGCTCGACCGCAAGCGCCTGACCATGGCGCAGCTGCTGGTCCTTTGTCTAACCCTGCTGGCGCTGGGCTGCGCCACCTCGCCTACCCTGCTCCTGCTCGGCATGCTGGGCGCGGGACTGCTCGGCACCGCAATGACCCAGGGACTGATCAGCTATGCCGCCAGCGTGGCCGCGCCTGCGCAGCGGGGCCAGGTGGTCGGTACCGTGCAGGCGGGCGTGATGCTGGGCCTGCTGCTGGCACGCGTGCTGTCCGGCGCCGTGGCCGATGTGGCGGGCTGGCGCGCCGTGTATTTTCTGTCGGCTGCGCTCAGCGCGATCATGCTGCTGGCCTTGCACCGCGCCCTGCCGGAGCCACACCCTGCAGCTGCCGCCAGCGGCGCGCCAAGGCTGCGTTACGGACAGCTGCTGCTGTCCATGTTCACACTGCTGAAAAACGAACGCACTCTGCAGGTGCGCGGGATGCTGGGCCTGCTGCTGTTCGCCGCCCTGAACATTTTCTGGAGCGCGCTGGTGCTGCTGCTGAGCGCCCCGCCCTATGCCCTGTCGCACACGGCCATCGGCGCTTTCGGCCTGATCGGTGCTGCGGGTGCGCTGGGCGCGGCGCGTGCCGGCGCCCTGGCCGACCGGGGACTGGGCCAGCGCACCAGTGGCGGCGCCCTGCTGCTGATGCTGGCCGCCTGGCTGCCGCTGGCCTGGGGCGCGCAATCGCTGGCGGCCCTGGTCCTCGGCATCATCCTGCTCGACCTGGCCGCGCAAGCCTTGCATGTAACCAACCAGAGCATGATCCTGAACGGGAACAGCCAGGCGCATAGCCGGCTGATCGGCGGCTACATGCTGTTCTACGCCGCCGGCAGCGGCGCGGGCGCCATCGCCACCACCAGCATCCATGCGGCGTATGGCTGGAACGGCGTCTGCATACTGGGCGCGGCCGTCAGCCTGGCCGCGCTGATCTTTTGGCGCGCGACTTTACCAAGAGTTAAGGCTGTCTGTGAGGCAATTTCCTAACATTTCTCATCGAAATTACATCATTTACTTGCAACAAGGTAGTCATTTCAGGATAATTTGATGCTAATGATTCTCATTTAAAAAATAAAGCCAGCCAAAGTCCTGCGTGGACGACCGTAGCCAGCTTCCACCACGACAGGACAAGCCCATGAAGAAAACGCCGCTGGCGCTGATGATCGCCCTCGCCCTCCAGCAATTCCCCGCCCACGCCGACAGCACCGACCAGGCCATGCCGACCGTCACCGTCGGCGCCGTCAAGGAAACGCCGTACAACCCGGTCAGCGCCACCAGCGCCACCAAGATCGACGCCCCGCTGCGCGACATTCCGCAAACCGTGAACGTGGTGCCGCAAACCCTGTTGCGCGACCAGGGCGCGCACTCGATGCAGGACGCGATGAAGGCCGTGCCCGGCATCGGCCTGTCGCACGGCGACGGCCAGCGCGACCAGATCACCATCCGCGGCTTCAGCGCCCTGGGCGACCAGTTCATCGATGGCATGCGCGACGACGCCATGTACTTCCGCGACCTGTCCAATGTCGAGCAGATCGAAGTGCTGAAAGGTCCAGCCTCCGTGCTCTACGGCCGCGGCTCGTCCGGCGGCCTGGTCAACCGCATCACCAAGAAGCCCGGCATCGACAAGACCGAAGTCAGCCTGACCGTCGGCAGCTGGAACCAGAAGCGTGGCGAATTCGACCTGGCCCGCAACTTCGAGGACCAGGGCGCCGCCTTCCGCATCACCGGCGCCAAGGAAGACGCCGACAGCTTCCGCGACCAGCAATTCCTCAAGCGCGAAGCGCTGTCGCCGTCCGTGCTGTTCAAGCTGACCCCGGACACCACCCTGCTGCTGCAAGCCGAATACATTGCCGACCGCCGCGTGACCGACTTCGGCATCCCGGCCTATAAAGACCGTGCGGTCGATGTCGCTCCATCCACCTACTACGGCGCCGCCAATGCGCGCGACTTCGACTACAGCCAGTCGCGCGTGACCTCCTTCGGCATGGTGCTGAACCACCGCATCAACGACAACCTGACCCTGCGCAATGCGCTGCGCCAGTACGACTACAAGCTCGACCGCAACAACACCCTGGTCGGCGCGGTCAATGAAGTGGCGAAGACCGCCTCGCTCAACCGCAGCAATGTGAAGCGCGCCGAAGACGGCATTTTCAACCAGACCGAACTGGTCCAGAAAGCCGTGATCGGCGGCATGCCGCACCAGATCCTCTATGGCGTCGAATTCGGCAAGCAGAACAAGGACCAGCTCTTCCGCAGCCAAAACAATGTCGCCACCGTCGACCTGTACAAACCGGTCGCGCCGAAGCTGCCCTTCACCGTGACGGCCGCGCCATCGACCGACAACCTCGGCATCCTGACCGTCTCCAGCGCCTATGTACAGGATCTGGCCACGCTGACGCCGGAATGGAAAGCCCTGGTCGGCGCCCGCTTCGACAAATTCAAGCAAGAGACTGAAGAGCGCCGCGCCGGCCAATCCAACCTGAGCCGCACCGACCGCTCCTGGAGCCCGCGCGCCGGCCTGGTCTACCAGCCGCGCCAGGACCAGTCCTACTACGTTTCCTATAGCAAATCCTTCCAGCCTTCGGCCGAAAGCCTGCCGCTGGCCGCGAATGCCGCCAATATCGAGCCGGAAGAAACCACCAACAAGGAAATCGGCGCCAAGTTCGACTTCTTCGGCGGCCGCGCCTCGGCCACCGCCTCGCTGTACCAGCTCGAGCGCAGCAATATCAAGTCCACCGACCCGGTCAGCAACAAGCTGATCCCGATCGGCACGCAAAAGACCAATGGCCTGGAACTGAGCTTCACCGGCGATCTGGGTCAAGGCTAGCAAGTGTTCGGCGGCTACGCCTACATGGACGCGGAAGTGAGCAAGTCCGTCGCCAAGGATGACGGCCAATTCGTACAAGGCAAGCGCCCCACGCTGACGCCGAAACAAAGCATGAACCTGTGGGTCAGCAAAGCGCTCGGCGGCGGCTTCAGCGCCGGCGCCGGCGTCAACTACGTGGCCGACCGCTTCGCCAATCCCGGCAACACCGTCACCCTGCCCAGCTATGTGACGGCCGACGCCATGCTGTCCTACCGCGTGCGCGGCCTCGACCTGCAACTGAACATCAACAACCTGTTCGACCGCAACTACATCGCCGCCGGCCACGGCAGCAGCAAATTGCTGAACCTGCCCGGCGCCCCGCGCAACGTCCAGCTCACCGCCCGCTACAACTTCTAAGCTTTGCGCCAAATCAAAAAATGTCCACCCTGGTGTCAGGCACCAAGGTCGGACATTGTTTGATCTTGCGCAGGAAATGTCCGGTTCCAGTGCCTGACACCAGAGTGGGACATTGTTTGATTTGGATCAAAGGGGGCGGCTTGGTGGGCGTGAGCGGTTTCGTGCCAGAATGGGTGTTTGCCAACTGTGGAGCTGTTTATGATTTACGAGATTGCTGAGATTCAGATCAAACCCGATGCCCACGCTGACTTTGAGGCGGCGGTGCGCGAAGCTGTGCCGCTGTTCCGTCGTTCGCCGGGGTGTTTGTCGATGCGGCTGGAACGCATCATCGAACGGCAGGATACCTACCATCTCGTAATCGGCTGGGAGACGCTGGAACATCACACTGTGCAATTCCGCAGCAGCGAGATGTTCACGGCCTGGCGCACGCTGGTCGGCCCGTTCTTTGCCGCACCGCCCGAGGTCGAACATACGCAGAATGCCTTGAGCGGCTTCTGATCAAAACAACGGGGCCTTGCGCCCCGTTTTCACTTCATATCCTCAGTGCTTCATGCGCACCAGCGCCAGGCCCAAGAGGATCGTGGCAAGGATAGCCACCGGACTGGGTTCCGGTACGCGCTCTTCAGGAATACTGAGGCGCTCTGGCTTTTGCCCGGGCTTGTCCTTGCTTACCGTAGCCTCCGCACTAGCACTGAAGGGCGGTTTGATCTTTTCTACTGCCTTAGTGTGAACCGGTATCAAAACCAGCAACACCATCAATACT
Encoded here:
- a CDS encoding TetR/AcrR family transcriptional regulator C-terminal domain-containing protein encodes the protein MKVERKQIVAAALDVLNEVGVDKLSTRLLAERLGVQQPALYWHFKNKRALLDAMNLEIMERAHQRTLPQAGEDWRSFLGENARSFRRALLVYRDGARLHAGSEPVPDTLPALDAQLHFLCDAGMEMGAAIDLLVTISHYVVGCVLEEQADHPDPATLDESVLAYPQLAAAMQRYRQRSPDQHFEAGLALILNGAA
- a CDS encoding helix-turn-helix domain-containing protein, which produces MGKQKQEEFCPVARTLDVIGDRWSLLIVRDAFDGIRRFGEFQRNLGIARNILSDRLQKLVESGVLEVAPASDGTAYQEYLLTASGRDLFTVVVGLRQWGEQHLYAKGEARSSLLEIDSGKPVPQLVLRSRDGSALKPEETVVKKVKA
- a CDS encoding MFS transporter — its product is MSTLPRSLVLLFATSAALSVANVYYAQPLLDAFAADFGFSHANLGLVVTATQIGCALALLLLVPLGDLLDRKRLTMAQLLVLCLTLLALGCATSPTLLLLGMLGAGLLGTAMTQGLISYAASVAAPAQRGQVVGTVQAGVMLGLLLARVLSGAVADVAGWRAVYFLSAALSAIMLLALHRALPEPHPAAAASGAPRLRYGQLLLSMFTLLKNERTLQVRGMLGLLLFAALNIFWSALVLLLSAPPYALSHTAIGAFGLIGAAGALGAARAGALADRGLGQRTSGGALLLMLAAWLPLAWGAQSLAALVLGIILLDLAAQALHVTNQSMILNGNSQAHSRLIGGYMLFYAAGSGAGAIATTSIHAAYGWNGVCILGAAVSLAALIFWRATLPRVKAVCEAIS
- a CDS encoding antibiotic biosynthesis monooxygenase; translation: MIYEIAEIQIKPDAHADFEAAVREAVPLFRRSPGCLSMRLERIIERQDTYHLVIGWETLEHHTVQFRSSEMFTAWRTLVGPFFAAPPEVEHTQNALSGF